In Mangifera indica cultivar Alphonso chromosome 14, CATAS_Mindica_2.1, whole genome shotgun sequence, the DNA window AGGTAGTTTAACACAGCGTAGATTTGACCTGTCAAAGACAAAAAACTGTAAAACCCACCATGGAAACCACCTGTAAAGAAAAGAGGtgagggagagggagagggaaAGGGAGAGAACAGTTTTCAATAAACCTCGTCTTGTTCCCATGCGAGGATTTCCCTTAAACCAAAAGGTCTCCTCCTGACTGTGCTGACCCCAAAGCCTCTCTGTGTTATTAAATGAgtgaatttcaattaaaaatttatttattttgtttatttattcatgcTGTTGTTGTCTCTCATGTCATATCATGCAACTAGCACCCTTAAAGCTTTGAACTGCCCTCACCCCACGacatatatttctttctttctctctttggCCAGCTCATTTTCACTTCATCGCCCCAAAACCCAGCCCCTCTTTCACTCTCCCTTTCCAATCAAACTGTTACACGCATACACCAGTACAACTCCTCAGCGGCACCAACGGCAACACCTACAACAAActtatttctctttctctttctatctgtctatctatctatctatctattaCTCATTCAACGTTTTTCTCCGCCAGATCTCTCGTAGTAACTTCATAAGATGCGTGTTTTTTAAGTCTTCTTATTTaccattaatatttgttttatttttgtgatttttccttttatacCCAAAAAGCAATCTTCATTCAACATTCCCCATATCTCGATTCTTTCCTTTGATTTGCCGGGTGGGTTTTCTTTgttgcttattttttattatatacaataaataagACCATTCTTCACAGAGTGGAGAGAGATTGGGTTTGTGCGTGAAAAAATGGCTAATGGAGTGGAGAAAGAGAGTGGGTTGATGATGTTTAGCGATGAGGAGTTGAGAGAGGTAAGTGGCGTTAAGAGAGGTGGAGATTATATCGAAGTTATTTGTGGGTGTACAAGCCATAGATATGGAGATGCTGTTGgcaaacttagggttttctctAATGGTGACCTAGAAATCACCTGTGAATGCACCCCAGGTTGCAATGAAGGTCTCTCTCTCCATTCTCTCTCTGgactctctctttctttccgGTGTTTTAAGAGAAATGGGTTTCGATTTTTATTTATGCATGTTTAATGCGTATGTATTGACTTTGATGGCTGGTCgcctttttgttgtttaatcCGATGGAGAGAGCTTTCTAAGTTGTTCGGTGGTTTTTTGTTGTTATACAGTTAAGTGTATGTTATTTTGTCCCAGTGAATCATCTCTCCTTCGTTTAGTACCACGCGATGAATGTGGTTTTATTGCCCAAAACCCTGAGTTCTTTGTTGATTCAAGAAGTTAGTTTTAATTGCGTATTTTCGTAATGAAACCTACATTGTATCATTGTCTTTTGAAGGTCCTATTTTGACCTTTCTGAGGCCAGAGTTTTCTTCTACCGGTTAGACAGAGTAAAGTCTTGACGTTCAAACTTATCATGCAGCGTTGTGTCCTTTGTTTTACTAGATGGGTTTTGACCAAGTTCTTCTTTTCATGATATGTCAGCACAAGTATTACAGGTCAACTCAGTTACAATCCCACAAGTATTACAGGTCAACTCAGTTACAATCTGAGGTTATATGAGAACTATGTTTTTATTTCATGAACAACTCCTGGCCACTATGATCAAACGTCAAAACTTGTATTCATGATGGATGTGTTTTATGTGCTTTTTCTTATGCTTGTGTTTCCGTTTGTTTAAGACCCTAGAACATCGTGTGTGTGCACCTTCTTCTGACTACTATAATCAATGATCCTTTACTTCGATCATTTGCTTCTGTTCTGCCATTGAAACAGGTTGCCATCTACAAAGAATTTCCTTAAAATTAACACAGAGACATCAGTGAAATTAATCTTCAGATGATAGAAGGTTTCAACTTTTTTTGGGGAGTGCATTTTGATGAGCATTTTGAGATTGTAGACATTTTCAACATCTGTTAGGGAGTGCAGTTTGATGATCATCTTTagattttattacttttcaacATCAGTTGGGGAGTGCAGTTTGATGAGCTCGTATATTTTGAAGTCTGAGTGTTGATTAATATCTAACATCTAGGGCAAACTGTTTTGCCGATTAGTGTCTCCATAGGAAACTTAGCTATATGATAGGGGAGAATGTATTCTGTTTATAGGAGGAATAGTTGTGTCAGAGTGAGAAAGCGAGCATTTATCCACTTCGCTTAACTTCAAAAGTGAAACCACCATCTTCTGGACCCACTATGTAGGCATTGAATCccttagttttattattattcttctttgtACGATTGCCCATTTGTTGATGCTGATAATATTTAGTAAGTATAATGGCCGCATAATCCAGTTATGGTCCTTGTTTCTTCAATGTGAGCTTTTTCAACAACGTCCACAAATTATGTGTTTCCTTCTAATCATGCTATGTGTTGCACTGATGTGATGCTGACCTCTTATCCCATACTTTTACTGCCTAACTCCTTACTGGGAGCTTTCAAGTATTTAGTCCAAACGATTAAAACATATCAGTATTTAGTAAATATCCTTTCTGgtttgtttcattatttttatccaGATCATgtctttctttttgttatttctttttctttcaactttCCTTGTCAATGTCAAGCATCATTTTAGCATTACTAACTGCTTTGGTAGTGATTTCATTGACCAGACAAGTTAACTCCAGCTGCATTTGAGAAGCATTCTGGAAGAGAGACAGCTAGGAAATGGAAGAACAATGTTTGGGTCATAGTTAACGGGGAGAAGGTTTCATTGTCAAAGACAGTCTTGCTCAAATATTACAACCAAGCATCAAAAAATGGAAATGGATCCCACAGATCCCAAACCGGACGAATTTGTCATCGTGATGAATTTGTTCGTTGTACTAAGTGTAACAAGGAGCGTAGGTTTCGGTTGCGGACCAAAGAGGAATGTCTGATTCACCATAATGCTTTAGCAGATAAGAACTGGCAGTGTGCTGATCTGCCCTATGACAAGTATGTTTCACATATACATTGATTAAGTTCTTTTTAAAGCAAATATTGGATGATGGtggtatttttcatatttttgctGTGTGTGGGTTTTGGGGAGTAGGGGGTGATGTTCAATGAACCATACAATTCATGCCTCAGGGTAACTAACATTTCCTGCAACCTGACTTTGTTTAATGGTCATGGTTTTTTCCCTAACTGATTTGAAAGGTAATATTTGCTCTGTTGACTTGCAGCAAGTTGGTGTAATGGGATTTTAATTAAGGTGGTGATGCCCATGTCTATAAGTTTTTAGATTTAGTTATATCATTCGAACTTGGAGGGAATTCATCATTACTTAAAGATTCTCGGCTTCTGAAATTTACATACATGATTTATTTACTTGTATTGTTGTTTGAATGCTGTTATGTATTTGCTAAGTGAAGATTAAAGAAGCAcgttacctttttttttatcaaattgttaTCTCTTTCTTGGTGAAATGCAATCAATATTTGTAATACTGTGTCAAAATTCTGACTTGCACTGAATTGATGATAGTACCCATTTGCATAATATCTTTTGCATGCCAAATTTGTGAATATTTGAGGAACTTGATTGAATAAACGGCAGACTGAATAAATAATTGTGTGATGTATTAGAATCATCAAACATCTTTGAGATCTCATCCTGTAGCCGTATGCTGTGATTGAAAAACAGAGTGTCTCTGCCATCCAGGCACATTTAGCTACTAAGTTGTTTGATCTTATTAGTTAGATATGAGGTTAGAAACTCCAATTATGAAccattaaattgtaattttttattcagtttACTAAAACTGTTATCACACTCACACACATGCTCTAATATCAGatgtttttctttatatgtGGTGTTTGTGCCTCTATGACAAAGTTTGATGCTGGAAACAAATGATAACAGCTTGATCATGACCTGTGTCCTTCGAACGTATGCAAAATAGCTATGCTTGCACAGATTGTTGTAGTAGCTAGCTTAAGCCTATCTGTGTATGTGCAGATAGTCATGGTTAGCTGATAGTATTATAATATGACATTTGAGTTGGTGCTTACATTTGAAActtgaagaaatgaaaattttggctGATGGGTTTATGCAGGATAAGttgtgaagatgaagaagaacgAGCAAGTCGCAGAGTGTACAGGGGATGTCCTCGTTCTCCAACTTGCAAGGGTTGCACTTCCTGTGTTTGCTTTGGTTGTGATTTATGTCGTTTCTCTGACTGCACCTGCCAGACTTGCATTGACTTTACAAGGAACGCTAGAACTTGAATTATATCTGGAGAAATCCCCTTTAAGGTTGGTGGGTGGGTTATTTATTTATGACCATTGTTGTTTCATAAAAGCTCCTCCCCACATTTTAAAAGAAGCCTTCGGTTGTTCCCTTTCCTATGTTGTACTTAAATTTTCCAGTCTCTGGGTTCAGTATTCATTGTTCTCACTGACTGCTTCAAGAACTTTAATCAAGTGATTTATTATCTCCATATATGTTCTCattgttcttttttaatttaatttgtttgatattttaattaggGAGTACTCAGGGGACTTGAATATTGTGTTTGGAGGTTAAGAAAGCTAAAAATTTGTCGATATAATCAGCTACTTCGGCTGAAACAGAAGCATttgttatcttaatttattaggGACAACTTCTCAACATCGTATCCATTCAATCAGTTTATCTCAACCACTAAAGTAAATTAGAGCCCCCCTATGGCTCCTGCAACTCTCAAGCTAAGCTAATTCATTTTGCTAAAGCTCAAAAACGAACACAATGCATGATTTCATCTGGACTGCTGGCAACCTCTCCCACCAGCAAAGCGTCCACCCCCTCTATGATATGGTTTCCTTAGATGATTCAAAGATGCACCTGCACTCGTTTCAAACTGTTTGGGAGTTTCAATGCCAGCCGGAGGACAATAACCAGCTTGGGAATTGTACTGTTGCGGTCCATTGGAAGGAATCTCCACTCCTCTGCCATTTGCACATGGGGGGGCAGGCTGGCCCCGTAAACCCACCCCAACCATTTGGCTCATGACGTTTTCCCTCATAAATCCAGTATGCCTTACAAAGACATTCGGCTGCCCCACAGGTAATGTATGAATAGGATTATACTGCCGCAGTAGGGCAGTATTGTTCATCATAGGCTGGAAAGGAGGCTGCTGATAATTCTGAGAAGGCCATGGCATGCTATTCATTGGAAATCCACTAGGGAATAAAGCATTCTGTGGTTGCTGAGATTGCATCTCATTGGTCCAAACTCCATTTGAAGGTGCCATTGGCCGAAAGTGTGGAAGAGAACCAATTCCACCAAGAAAGCCTTGTAAAATGTTGGAAGAAGGAATACCATGACCCAGGGATGCTGGAAAAGGAATCTGATTCTGGTTTTGATTAGGTATTGGCTGACCAACTCCAGCCATTTGTGGAACTGAATGCCTATCATTTTTCCAAGCATTTTTACCGTTCTTTCGATTGTTTTTCCCGTTACCAGGTTTCTTGTCACTCATGCCCCTCTTTTCCATCTTTAGCTTGCTTTTATACTCAGCTTCTTTCTCATCATCTGAAAACTCCGCTTCATCTGATAACTCTTCATCATTGTCACCAGATGCGTCATACCCTTTCTTATATAGATTCATGTGATTAAGCACATGATTGGCAAACTCTTGAACAAAAGAGATTGGACAGCCTACACAGACACTAGCAGGGATTTCACTTTCCGAATTGTATCGTATCACATAGTAAGGGTTTTTAACAGGTCCAAAAATTTCATCAATCAGCCCCAAAGGGGATCTGCTTTCAGTTATCCAGAGTATAGAACCCTCATTTAGAGGGTTATGCTTCTCCACCCCTTCAACAATGACTTGGACACCTATAACCTGCAATATTGTAAGAAAAATCATAGAACTACTTATATTgctaaaatatcaaattttccTCGTTCCAGTTTAACAATTTAATGACTGAAATCAAATGGAACAGGCCTATGAATCAGCTAATTAACTCCAAAGATAATTAACACTCTGTCTTGTGTCATTCATGAACTTACCGACAGAACAACCCCAACAGGCTGCATTTGATGATGTGGTTGCAAGGTAATATTCACCTGAGGAACTGGAGGGAGAACCTACAATATTACACAAACATTATTCACCTGCTTCATAAACTAATGAGAGCCTCAAAAGATTAACCACATTGATAAAATGAGTAAAGCATACATGTACATATATAAGGATTATACTAGAGGTCCCAGGAGaagataagagaaaataatagcTTCAGTTATGAGGAAATCCGACACATGACATGTTAATTAGTTTCCACACATCAATCGATGCTCAACCTATTTCAATACCCATGCTTCCAGTCATGTTTCTTTTCACTTTGGCTTTAGCAGTTTAGCAGCCGAAAATCCTCTTCAGAACAATACCATTTTCCTCCAAGGCCACAGTGCACGTTTCAGATGTTAGAGATAGAAAAGATATCTGCTTGGTGATAAGTAATCCTTGAAAAAGTGATATCTAGTTTCAAAACCATTCACCCGATGTTTTGTTAAATATGCACAAGACTGCTAGTAAGTTCTAAGATGCAAACATTAGTAACTTCACATTCCTCACATCTCAAAACAACGGGCaacagaagagaaaaaatatttttgacacAGAATACGATCACAGACACTATCACCTACCTGCAGTTCATTCTTCGACTTAATAGGCCCTCCCATAGTACCTTCACCAATTTCATCcacatcaacatcatcaaattCGATATCACTCCCTCCAACCACGTCCTTTTCAGTTTGCTCCTCATCACTATCATCATAATTTCTAGCAACCATCTCCTCTCCATCAACAACTTCTATCTCGCCTTCTTCAAGATCACCCACCACAACCGTATCTCTTTTTACTGGAATCTTCATTTCCTctttctcatcttcatcttcatcttcttcctcttcctcatcatcatcactaCTACTActagaagatgatgatgatgaagaagttgAGCTCTCAGCCTCAGACTCTGAATCACCTTCACTCTCATTCTCGTCACTTGCTCTTTCAGTCTTCGCGCCACTCCCATCAACAGCATCCGAATCCCTCCCAACGGCCAAACCAACTTTCCCACTTTCTCTCATCACTTTACTCTTCTCACCAAACAAACTAACTTTACTCATCACTTCCTCTGTATAACAACTCAAGTCCTTCTCCTTCTCGCCTTCTAACGCGTTAACCTTTACCGCACTACCCGACCCGTCTAAAATCGGGTCATACCCGTCTAGCATCCCGTccccaaaattggttttttcttCTCCATCCATCTTTAAACTCTtctcaaaaaccctaaattcaaTATTCTCTAAGGTTATCCTGTCTGGGTTTTGTTGGTTATCTTCGAAAAACTCCTTTATGGAATCAAAATCGAGAAATGAGTCGGCAAAAGACAAGTCGGTGATTTTGAGATCAACATTGTCAAGCGGGTCCTCAAATTTTTTTAGCTTTGAAGCTGGACTGATGTTTTTTCCTTCAATGGTAGGCTCAGTGATAAACCCTTCCATCGCTTAAAACGCAAAGAGTAGGGTTTAGATGAACGTTTAAATAGGTCTGGCAGTAAAGAGTGGATTGGAGTTTCATAGTTGCGACAAAATAGCAGCAGCTTTACGGACGGGGCTTAAACCACTAACGGTTAATAGGGTTTGTTTGGGGATGCTTCGGTTCTTAAACCCTAGTTTTTATAACGTCTGTTGACTGAAGAATATAAACGACGCCGCTTTAGAGCATTATTGGCTACGAAGTTCAGCTGATGGGCCGGGCCGAAAGACTAAACTGATGTTTCAACATGAAGCCTGCTAACAGGTCATATATGACAAAAGCAAGCACAactgttttttttatttcatgttcAATATCATACCATACATGAtatgtatcatacgatataatataatataatataaaaaataatatatattataagatatattaaattaatatgatttagTAGACGCATCATACGATATTATACATATTACTAATAcgaattgatattttttaagagaaaatgatgatataatagaagtgtatataaaaaattttaaattttcaaaaatgtttgtaatattttttaaaataatgatgtgtcaatgataatttttattattttattttttaaaaattatatcatataatataatactctatatacaatatgataaattaaatttttaatacacgatataaaatgtaatttgactaTCATGGTACTGTGCTAATTTATTAGTATGGTGgttcatgaatttttttattaccaaaaccaaagaatattataaagatttattaacttaaaattaatgtttatgaattaatatagtGTTTaggtaaattgataatataaataattattgtttttaattaataaaattagaaaaataattggaatttcgattttttttctcaaacgtctttaatatattgaattaaatttattaaatagagGCAAAGTTATAACCATATTAAGACtactttgttaatattttaatgtataaggATATGATGGTAATTTAATTActtcatatattattaatcatattaacttttgataataaaatatttgtcaaagaacttcttcccacccaaggtttgatatattTCCAAACTCTTATCtttaactttttgaaaattcaaatattcatccCATCATccaatttttaatagtttaattattagttattaaagtaaaaatatcattttatcaataatattaaaaaatctaattttctcTCATTCCCCCCACCcccaagattttaaaaattaatcatttcacCTCAATCTCAACTTACCCAAATTTCGAAAAGTGACTCCCCCCTCCTCATCCCTAGGGTATTATTTCTCCCATCCAACCATTGTCTCTATCTTTGGTAACCATCTCTTCCCACCCTAAACTTTCATTGGTGCTCGGGACTAGTTAGCGCACAAAGACAAGATGAAACTCTATCGAGAAAGAGATGAAAACGATAAGTCTTCGTCtaacaattttgtttgtttcttcaaTTGTCGAAGACTTCTCCTAAGTGGCCGTCATGGAAAGATAGGTGAGAAGCATCGATTATTGGCCAGAACAGAGAAAATGACTAGAGAAgataaaaaacttaagaaaaaaaataataactttttaaacctttgaataaaaaaaaattattagttttttaaactaaatagaaaaattagatcaattttagtttatttaaaattttttgtaaggATAGgctcaaatcataaattttattttatttttatttgatttgaagtaCTAAAccgttttgatttgttttgagaaatttgccctttttttttttcttaatttggtttaaaaataattataaattaaaccgAATCCGACCATGCACACTTCAACCCTTTTTGGTGTGATATGTTTTCATAGTTGCCGAATCCATGCACCATGGGAAAAAATCCATTTGACCCCTAAATCTTTAAATGATTGTTTTGTACTCTTCAAATGAGCAAAATCAATTCATACCTAATTGTTTATCCACTGGCATTGAGCAATATCAAGGTAACTTATGCAAAGTAACGAAATAAATCGGTAATTTGACAATATTTTCCGGATCGACTAATGTCTAATTCAATCTTGTATTAATAAG includes these proteins:
- the LOC123196280 gene encoding protein ULTRAPETALA 1-like; translation: MANGVEKESGLMMFSDEELREVSGVKRGGDYIEVICGCTSHRYGDAVGKLRVFSNGDLEITCECTPGCNEDKLTPAAFEKHSGRETARKWKNNVWVIVNGEKVSLSKTVLLKYYNQASKNGNGSHRSQTGRICHRDEFVRCTKCNKERRFRLRTKEECLIHHNALADKNWQCADLPYDKISCEDEEERASRRVYRGCPRSPTCKGCTSCVCFGCDLCRFSDCTCQTCIDFTRNART
- the LOC123196279 gene encoding uncharacterized protein LOC123196279, with the protein product MEGFITEPTIEGKNISPASKLKKFEDPLDNVDLKITDLSFADSFLDFDSIKEFFEDNQQNPDRITLENIEFRVFEKSLKMDGEEKTNFGDGMLDGYDPILDGSGSAVKVNALEGEKEKDLSCYTEEVMSKVSLFGEKSKVMRESGKVGLAVGRDSDAVDGSGAKTERASDENESEGDSESEAESSTSSSSSSSSSSSDDDEEEEEDEDEDEKEEMKIPVKRDTVVVGDLEEGEIEVVDGEEMVARNYDDSDEEQTEKDVVGGSDIEFDDVDVDEIGEGTMGGPIKSKNELQVLPPVPQVNITLQPHHQMQPVGVVLSVIGVQVIVEGVEKHNPLNEGSILWITESRSPLGLIDEIFGPVKNPYYVIRYNSESEIPASVCVGCPISFVQEFANHVLNHMNLYKKGYDASGDNDEELSDEAEFSDDEKEAEYKSKLKMEKRGMSDKKPGNGKNNRKNGKNAWKNDRHSVPQMAGVGQPIPNQNQNQIPFPASLGHGIPSSNILQGFLGGIGSLPHFRPMAPSNGVWTNEMQSQQPQNALFPSGFPMNSMPWPSQNYQQPPFQPMMNNTALLRQYNPIHTLPVGQPNVFVRHTGFMRENVMSQMVGVGLRGQPAPPCANGRGVEIPSNGPQQYNSQAGYCPPAGIETPKQFETSAGASLNHLRKPYHRGGGRFAGGRGCQQSR